CAACTGCGGTTAGAGCAAAACGGTGACCAGCTCCGTTCTCAGCTCTCGTTTGGCGATCTCACGATTGAATCCCTCGCCCAAATTCAAGGATCGCAACTGGTCTTTACTGGCAAACAACAGGAAGTTACCGTCTGGTTATTACCGGGTGGCGTGAGCTGTGCTTGCCCGACAGAATTGACCCTGCGATCGCCCTTTCAGCTTGAACTGGGTTGGTGGATCAGCCGCGATCGCCGGCTTCGTTTGATGCGCAACTTCGATGCCAGTGGTGCTTGGACGAGTGTGACCCTAGTGACTGAGCAACGGGTTAGCGATTAATGCCTGTGCCTGTCGCTGGTTTAATCGCGAGAATGCCCGTCGGCTGAATGATGCTGTTGGGCACCCAGTAGAACAGCGCTTGGCCGGGAATGCGTTGCTCATCCGGGAGCGCGAGGAAGCCAATGAAGCTACCACCGGCACCACTCTCAGCGGTTGGACCCACGTTTTGCCGCTCGTAGAACTCAATTTGACCGGTCTGGCTGTCGATATAGCCAAAAACTTCCGATTGGCGATCGCCACCCCAATTCAGCAGACCTGCGAACGACAACACCCGTCCTGAAATGGAATAGCCTGTGACCTGCAGCCCCGTCGGATAGTTTTGAGCCTGCGTGGACGCCTCGTAAGTAAAGTTGCCCTGCCAGTTGCGAGGCAGTCGTTCTAGCAATACTTGAGGGGAAGCCCAAGGGGAAAGCTCAGGGGTGACGCGATTGAAAAAAGCATCGCGATTGAAGATGCTTTGAGCCATCGCCGGTAGCGCTCCGGCTGTTACCGTTGCGGCTGTGAGCAGGGCAGACAGAAACAGCGATCGCATAACAACTCGACGAGCTACTACCGTCATTATGACAGGCTGGTCTAGGCAAAAAAAAACCTCGGCAGAACCGAGGTTATCGATACAGAGCTGAGTCGAGGAGGAGAAGGGTCAGTCTCGAAATGCTTGTTCTGAAACGCTGTAAAAGCGCCAGCAGGTCGTCACTGTCTTTCTCTGTAAATTTTTGTAACTCTTTGTCGCAATTTTGTCAATCTCCGCAGCCTCGATTCGGCCCAGCCGAGTCGAGATAATGAAAAGCAGTTGTGCTGATACCAAATTCATGGTCGCGCCCCCCGACACCACCGCCGATGTTTTGACGATCGCCGGCCGGTCTTTTCGATCGCGCCTGATGACGGGGACGGGCAAATACCGCACCTTTGAACAGATGCGTGCCAGCATTGCGGCCAGCGGCTGCGAGATTGTTACTGTTGCAGTGCGGCGGGTTCAAACCAATGCTCCTGGTCATGAAGGCTTAGCCGAGGCTTTGGACTGGCAGAAGATTTGGATGCTGCCCAACACCGCCGGTTGTGCCACCGCGGAAGAAGCAGTTCGGGTAGCGCGCTTGGGTCGTGAAATGGCCAAATTGCTGGGACAAGAAGACAACAACTTCGTCAAACTCGAAGTCATTCCTGACAGCCGCTATCTACTACCTGATCCAATTGGGACGCTGCAAGCTGCTGAGCAATTGGTTAAAGAAGGCTTTGCAGTCTTGCCCTACATCAATGCCGATCCGCTCTTGGCGAAACGCCTTGAGGAAGTAGGGTGCGCCACGGTGATGCCCCTCGGCTCTCCGATTGGTTCCGGTCAAGGCATTCGCAACGAGGCGAACATCCGCATCATCATCGAAAATGCCAAGGTGCCGGTGGTAGTCGATGCGGGTATTGGGACAGCCAGCGAAGCAGCGCAAGCCATGGAACTGGGGGCCGACGCCCTGCTGATCAACACCGCGATCGCGCAAGCTGCTGATCCTACACGGATGGCGAAGGCCATGGCCATGGCAACAACGGCGGGGCGCCTCGCGTTTCAGGCAGGCCGCATTCCTATGCGATCGGAGGCGATCGCCAGCTCTCCCCAAACGGGTTTAGTGGGGCAGTCGCCAGCGACGGTTTAAGTCGAGGGCGATAAGGGTGGGGCGATCGCAGTCACTTAAGGCGATGACAGCATCCTTTGCTACTCTGGGGCACGACAGAGCTGTATTGAGGTTTCGTTCATTCCCATGCCCTACACCACAGAAGAAGGCGGCCGGCTGAATAACTTCGCCAAAGAGCCCAAGATGTACCAGGCAGAAGCCAGCCCTGATCAGGGCAAAAAATGGCTCTGGACGGCGGGTGCAGCCATCCTCCTGATCGTTGGCCTCCTTGTGATTGCAGTGTCGGCCTCGCACTAGTGTCATGGACAACCGCTTCCGGGGATCGCTGTGTGGTAATTTGGCCGTGAGCCTGATTGCCCCGGTCAAACGCGATCTCAGGAGCGGAACTGCGTGAAGATTCTTGTATTGGGTGGCGATGGTTTCTGCGGGTGGCCCTGCGCTCTCAATCTGGCTGCTGCAGGCCATACCGTCACCATTGTGGACAACCTCGTTCGCCGCAAGACGGATGTGGAATTGGGGGTGCAGTCCCTCACGCCGATCGCCACAATCGAACGCCGGTTGCAAGCCTGGCAAGAGACGGGTGGGCAACCCATTGGCTTCGTTAATCTCGATCTGGCTGCCGACTACGATCGCCTCTGCGCGTTGCTGTTAGAGACCCAGCCCGATGCGATCGTTCACTTCGCAGAACAGCGTGCTGCTCCCTACTCGATGAAGAGTGCTTGGCACAAGCGCTTCACGGTTAATAACAACGTCAATGCCACCCACAACCTGCTCTGTGCCTGCGTGGATGTCGGCTTGAAAGCCCACATTGTCCACTTGGGCACCATGGGCGTTTATGGCTATGGCAGCCATCGCGGGGCCACGATTCCTGAAGGCTATCTGGAAGTTGAAGTGATTCAACGGGATGGCCAACGCTTTGAGGAGAAAATTCTTCACCCCGTTGATCCGGGCAGTGTCTATCACATGACCAAGACGCTGGATCAGTTGTTGTTCTACTACTACAACAAGAACGACAACATCCAAGTCACTGACCTTCACCAAGGCATCGTTTGGGGTACCAACACGGATCACTGCAACCTCCATCCTGATCTGACCAACCGGTTTGACTACGACGGTGACTACGGCACGGTTTTGAACCGGTTCTTGATGCAGGCGGCGATCGGTTATCCCTTGACTGTGCACGGGGTTGGCGGTCAGACCCGCGCCTTTATCCATATTCGCGACTCAGTGCGCTGCGTTCAGCTGGCGATCGAAAATCCACCCGCCGCCAATGAAAAGGTCCGTATCTTCAACCAGATGACGGAAACCTATCAAGTCAAAGACTTGGCAGAGAAAGTAGCAGCGCTGACTGGGGCTGAGATTGCTTACCTCCCGAATCCTCGCAAGGAAGCGCCGGAAAACGACCTGATTGTTGATAACCGCTGTCTGCTAGATCTCGGCCTCAATCCGACCACGTTGGACGATGGCCTGATGAGTGAGGTCGTAGAAGTCGCTCAAAAGTTTGCCGATCGCTGCGATCGCGCCAAAATCCCCTGCGTTTCGGCTTGGACCCGCAATCAAGCGGAAACACTCCAGGCTCCTGAAACCGCCCTGCGCTAATTCACGCTCTTTCTATGCGCATTGCTCTCTTTACCGAGACGTTTCTGCCGAAGGTGGATGGCATTGTCACGCGTCTGCGACACACGGTCGACCACCTGCAGCGTCTCGGTCACACCGTCATGGTCTTCTGTCCAGATGGAGGCATCCGGGAGCACAAGGGAGCCCGCGTCTATGGTGTTCAGGGGTTTCCGCTACCGCTCTATCCAGAGCTGAAGCTGGCCTTCCCATTGCCCAAAGTCGGCAAAGCCTTGGAGCGGTTTCGTCCAGATCTGATCCATGTGGTCAATCCGGCAGTGCTAGGACTGGGTGGTATCTACTACGCTAAGGCGCTGAATGTGCCGCTGTTGGCCTCTTACCACACACACCTGCCGAAGTATCTGGAGCACTACGGTTTGGGCGTCTTGGAAGGGGTGCTTTGGGAGTTGCTCAAACTCGCTCATAACCAAGCGGCGATCAACCTTTGTACCTCCACGGCAATGGTGCAAGAACTGACCGAGCACGGCATCGAACACTGCCAGCTCTGGCAGCGAGGGGTTGATACCGAAACGTTCCGACCAGACTTAGCTTCCGCTGCGATGCGCGATCGCCTCAGTGGGGGCAACCCAGAGGCACCGCTGTTGCTCTACGTTGGTCGTCTCTCAGCAGAAAAGCAAATCGATCGCCTGCGGCCAATTTTGGACGCCAATCCAGAAGCTTGCTTGGCCTTGGTGGGCGATGGCCCTTATCGCGCTGAACTGGAGCAATTATTTGCGGGTACCAAAACCCGTTTCATAGGCTATTTGCATGGCGAGCAACTCGGAGCGGCCTATGCATCTGCGGATGCCTTTGTCTTCCCCTCGCGGACTGAAACCCTCGGCCTCGTCTTGCTAGAAGCGATGGCAGCGGGCTGTCCAGTAGTCGCGGCCAATTCCGGCGGGATTCCTGACATCGTCAGCGATGGCGCCAATGGTTTCCTGTTTGATCCAGAGGATGAACAAGGGGCGATCGCTGCAGTTCAGCGGTTGTTGGCCAATCCCATGGAACGCGAAACGCTACGAATGGCAGCTCGCCAAGAGGCTGAGCGTTGGAGTTGGAGTGCTGCTACTCAACAACTCCAAGACTATTACTGCGAAGTCGTGGCGGGTGGTTGCTTGCCCTTAGCCGCCTGAGCACGAAGGGCTTTCTTACGGAAGTAGGCCTCAAACACCTGGCGAACTTTTGGGGCAGCAAGGCTGCCGCCGCCGCCGCCGGAGTTCTCATTGAAAGACACGACAACAATCTCGGGCTTGTCGACTGGGGCATAGCCGCCGTACCAAGTGTGCGATCGCCGCGGGGGATCTTCTGCTGTACCCGTTTTGCCGGCATTGGGTGGCAGGCTAGGTACATTCAGGGCCTTGCCGGTGCCCTCAGTCACAACTGAGACCAATCCATCTTGAATCACCTTCATGGTTGAAGGCTTGAGTTTGAGGTCTTCGCGCCATTCTTTGCTATCGCGATCGTCCTTGAGGAAGTGCGGTTTGACGCGAAAGCCGTTGTTGGCCGGAATCGCAAACATCACTGCGACTTGCAGGGGGGTCTGCAAAAGGAAGCCCTGACCAATCGACATGTTGATCGAGTCGCCCACTGTCCACTCTTCATCAAGGTTTTTGACTTTCCACTCGTTGTCGGGCACAAGGCCACGACTTTCTTCGCTGGCGAGCTCCACCCCCGTGCGTTCACCCATACCAAAACGGCGACACATGGTGGCGATCGCTTCACCCCCAATTCGTTGCGCTACTTGGTAGAAAAAGGTGTCGCTGCTGTAGCGCATTGCCCCGACAAAACTAAGAGGGCCAAACCCAGCGTTATTCCAGTCCCAAAACTGAATGCCACCGACCCGCAAGAAGGGAAAGGTCTGCAGCACGGTGTCAGGCGAGTACTTGCCGGATTCCAAGGCTGCTGCCGTCGTCACGATTTTGAAGGTGCTGGCGGGTGGGAAGGCTTGGAGTGCGCGGTTGACGAAGGGAAACTCTAGCTGTTGCAGCCGATCCCATTCGGCTTGGCTGATTTCGGTGGCAAAGACGTTGGGATCGTAGGTGGGGCGGCTGACCATGGCCAAGATGCTGCCATCCCGAGGATCGATCGCCACGATCGCGCCCATGGTGTCACCGATCGCGGCCTCTGCAGCTTTTTGCAGATCGAGATCGAGGGTGATTTTGACGTCTTGGCCTGCCCTCGCTTTTTTATCACCGAGGATGCGAACCACGTTGCCGAGAGCGTCGACTTCTACTTGCTGACCGCCCCATTCTCCGCGCAGCTGTTTCTCAAAAGCAGCTTCTAGCCCAGCTTGACCAATCACATCGCCGGGTCGATAGCCCTGGCCTTCCCGCCGCTTCAGCTCCTCGTCAGAAATCTCGCCGGTGTACCCCAAAACGTGTGCAGCCACAGAGCCATTGGGGTAGTAGCGCACGCTGTCGTAGTCAATTTCGACACCAATGAAGTCCCGCCGATTTTCTTCAAAGGCAATGACTTGGGGTTGACTGAGGTTCTGCGCCAGTCGCACGCGATAGGCAGCATTCTCTTTCTGGCGATCGATACGGGCTTGGAGGGTGCTTTCCGGCAGATTGAGCAGCTTGGCGAGCCGCTTGCGGGTGTCGGGCCAGCGCTCGTCTTTAATTGCCAGCGGCCAGACGTAGAGCGAGTAGACATGGCGACTACTGGCTAAAACGCGCCCTTCCCGATCGAGGATGCGCCCTCGTTCAGGTAAGCGTGGCAGCAAATGGATGCGATTTTCGTTCGCGAGTTCGCGATTTCGCTCGCCTTGCTGAATTTGCATGTAGGCGAGTCGGCCACCCAACGCCCCAAAGAAGATCGTGGTAATTCCCAGCAAAAGCCAAAGCGACTGGTAGGAACGGCCAACACTGCGGCCTGAGTCGCGATTGCTAAAGGGGGGATTCGCCATAGGAATGCGATCGCCGGTCTAAGGTCAGGATTGCCCAACCAGTCTACGCAAAGGCTGCGCTCCCTGGCTGTGGGCAGTCACCAAACCGCACCACCCTAGCGAATCGACTCCAAGTACTGATCGAGATCTTCGAGCAGGCGACTCAGTTCTACTTCAAGGCTGAGCCGCAGTTCACCCTGCCGTACAGTCAGCAGAACTTTGGCGGCAAAGGGACTCGGCCAAAGATTGGGATTACAGAAGACTTCTAAACTGATATCGCCAACATTCAGCCGTTGATCCGTGCTCGGCTGTGGCGTGGGGCGTTGCCCAGGGCTGAGTGGGGTACTGGCTTGTCGTAGCTGATCAAGCAGCTGCTGCAAAACGGATTTGAGCTGGAGACCAGTCGCCAAACTGAGTGGCAAGCTGAGCGAGCCATTGCTCAGTTGGAGGGTCAGGACAGTCATAGTGACTTTCAGGGCAGGAGTACCGCCAGTCTACTCAGCGTTGGTTCAAAGTCCCGGAGTCTTCCAACCAGCCTTGGAATCGATCGATCGCCCACCAGCGATCGCGGCCTTGCCAATAGCCCACATGGCCGCCGTGGCGCGTGATTTCAAAGTCCAACACAGGATTGCTCAGTGCGATCGCGTCGAGCTCGGGAGCGATCGCGGGATGAAAGAACGGATCGTCTGCAGCGTAAAGGACTAATCCGGGGACTTGAAGATCGGCGAGAAAGGGCAGAGGACTGCTGGCGCGGTAATAGTCGGTGCTATCTCGAAAACCGAGGCGGGGTGCAACAAGATAGTCATCAAAGCTTTGAATGGTGGTGACTTTGGCGATCGCGGCAGGAGCGAGGCTGCCTGGATGGCGATCGGCAATTTCGATAGCTAGATGCCGCAGCTCACGACAGATGCGTTGCTCGATCCAGCGACCGAGTCTTGTACTGCGTAACCATGGCAGCGATCGCTCCGCATCCAGATTGGGACAGAGCGACAGCACCGCTGCTGGAGGACAACCTTCCTGCAGCCCGCGCCAAGCCCCCCAAAGTGCGAGCTGCCCACCCAAGGAGTAGCCGCCGAAAATGTAGGGTTCTGGCAATCCCAACTGCCGAGCTTGAGCGGCTAGCGCCAGAAAATCATCACCTTCCCGTAGTCCATCACTGGTCAGAACGGGCGAAAATTCCAGCGATCGCCCGTGGGCGCGCCAGTCGAACAGTAAAACGGCGAGGCCGGATTGATAAGCAGTCGTTGCCCAGCGTTGCAGAAAACCTTGATTTGTTAGTGATCCTGTGATGCCGTAGGTCGCAATCAATGTGCCACGTGGATTGGGTGGAATCGCGCGTTCTGTCCACAGCGGTACGTCATCCGCACCCAGCAGGCACTGCCCTTGATAGATCGGTTGCGGCTCCGGTAGTTGGCGATCGCTCATCAAGGAAGCTGCGATCGTCATTCGCCAGCCTTGGCGCAACAGACGAGGACAGTCAAAGCGATCAGTAAGGAGCGGCATGGTTAGGAGTACAGGACTGCAACCGCTGCTCTGTGGCGGTCAGGACAGGGGGTATAAGCACTGTGGCACAATGAAAAACGGTCTTTGCTCAGCGTTGCTTTACCCGTGACTGCGACTCTTCCGACTGCGCCCCGCCGCACTGTTTTCCCCTTCACGGCGATCGTCGGCCAGGAGGAGATGAAGTTAGCCCTGTTGCTGAATGTGATCGACCCCAAATTGGGCGGGGTAATGATCATGGGCGATCGCGGCACCGGCAAATCGACGACGATTCGCGCCTTGGCTGATCTGCTGCCTGAAATTGAAGTGGTGGCAGAGGATCCCTACAACAGCCATCCCAGCGATCCAGAGCTGATGAGTAATGAAGTCCGCGATCGCATTGCCCGCGGCGAAACTCCGGCGATCGGCCGCGCCAAAGTACAAATGGTTGACCTGCCCTTGGGGGCGACGGAAGATCGCGTCTGCGGCACGATCGACATTGAAAAAGCGCTGTCAGAAGGCGTCAAAGCGTTTGAACCAGGACTGTTGGCTAAAGCCAATCGCGGCATTCTCTATGTCGACGAAGTTAACCTGCTCGACGACCACTTAGTTGACGTGCTGTTGGACTCGGCGGCTTCCGGTTGGAACACGGTTGAGCGCGAGGGCGTGTCGATTCGCCACCCTGCTCGTTTTGTCCTTGTTGGCTCCGGTAACCCCGAGGAAGGCGAACTGCGACCCCAGCTGCTCGATCGCTTTGGCATGAGCGTCGAAGTTCGTACTGTCAAAGATCCCGAACTGCGGGTACAGGTGGTCGAACAGCGATCGACCTTCGACCAAAATCCTCAATCTTTCCTCGATCGCTACGCGACAGAGCAAGACAGCTTGCAAGCGCGAATCGTTGCAGCGCAAACGCTGTTGCCCAACGTTGAGTTGGACTACGACCTCCGCGTCAAAATTTCCGAGGTCTGTTCCGAGTTGGATATCGATGGTCTGCGCGGCGACATCGTTACCAACCGTGCGGCCAAAGCCCTGACCGCCTTTGAAGGGCGATCGGAAGTCACCCTCGAAGACATTCAGCGGATTGTGGCGCCCTGCCTGCGGCACCGCCTCCGCAAGGATCCGCTGGAGTCGGTGGACTCAGGTGCGAAAGTTGCGAAAGTATTCTGCCGCGTCTTTGGTCTGCCAGAACCGACTGATACCAGCGCGTTCTCGCTGGTTAGCTAGTCACCGATCGCTAACAGCGCTCACAACGCCTTGGAGAATTGGCCTTCGGGGCGTTTTTAATGCAATTTCAGTCAATGAAAAGCCAGCCCCATGATGAAGCTGGCTAAGTCGATTGAGGAATTGCAGAGCTTAGAACTCGCGCACCGAGACGCGATCGCCATCCACTTCACCGACTAGAACCAGATCGGTGAGACCGACAAACAAACCGTTTTCCAACACGCCCGGAATGTTGTTGATGGCTTTCTCTAGTTCGGCGGGATTGTCAATGCGATCAAATTTCACATCCAAGACCAGATTGCCTTGGTCGGTCACGACTGGGCCAGCTTTTTTAACGGCCATACGGAGCGTCGGTTGCCCACCTAATTTTTCCAGTGCTTTGCCGACTTGAATATAGGCTTCTGGCAGCACTTCCACTGGTAACAGGAAGGTCGTGCCCAGTGCTTCCACCAGCTTGCTGCTATCGACGACAACAATGAATTGTTCTGCGCGGGCATCCACCAACTTTTCACGGGTGTGGCAAGCACCGCCGCCTTTGATCAAGTTGCGCTGCGGATCGACTTCATCGGCACCATCGATCGCAATATCAATGCGATCGACTTCGTTCAGCGTCGTCAGGGGAATGCCATACTCATTCGCCAAGACTGAGGACTGGAAAGAAGTCGGCACCGCTTGAATGTTGGTCAGCTCGCCACTACGGACGCGATCGCCCAAGTACTGAATCATTAGCGCTGCTGTAGAGCCTGATCCCAACCCGACCACCATGCCGGATTGCACCCGACTCGCGGCTGCTTTCGCGACTTCATGCTTCATGCGGGTGACTGGATCCATAACAGGCTTTAAGGCATTCAACAACATCGGATCAGTATACGAGCCTGCCTGCCGTAACTAAAAAAGGGGCTGAATTCAGCCCCCTTCAAGAATCAGTCTTATTAGACGACACGATCGCGTTTTAACCGGCTTGCTGCAGTTCGCCAGTCCGCACAGCAATCTGTTGGCGGTTGCCGTCGCGAATCAAACTCAGATTGAGTGACTGACCGACTTGGCTGGCTTCAACACGACGCTGGAACTGATCAGCAGTGGTGACTGGTTGGCCATCAATCGCTACCACGACATCACCGCGCCGTAGTCCCGCGGCTGCCGCTGGTGCATTGCGCTGCACTCCCATGATCAAGACGCCTTGTACTTCCGGCAGACGCACTGTCGAGTTGGGGTCGCGGTTATTATCCCGTGCCATTTGCGGCGTCAGCGATAGCAGTTGAACACCAAGGTAGGAGTGTGAGACTTTGCCGTTTTTCAGTAGCTGCGCCTCGATCTCTTTAGCCGTATTGACCGGAATTGCAAAGCCAATGCCTGCGCCCGGTGCTTGGCGAATGGCGGTGTTGATCCCAATGACTTCGCCCCGGCTATTAACCAATGGGCCACCGGAATTGCCGGGGTTGATTGCCGCATCCGTTTGGATAAAGTCGAGCCGTTTGTCGGGGATACCAACCGCGCTACTCCGGCGACCCAAGCTGCTAACAATGCCGAGGGTCACGGTGTTGTCGAGACCAAGCGGATTACCGATCGCGATCGCCCAGTCTCCTACTTCCACACTGCTGGAATTCCCGATCCGAGCGGTGGGCAGCCGTTCGCCTTTGGTGTCGACTTCCACCAAGGCCAAGTCGGTGACGGAGTCTGCACCCCGTACCCGTCCCGTAAACTCCCGACCATCCCGCATCGTCACTCGTACTTGATCTGCGTTGGCGACCACATGGGCATTGGTCATGATCAAGCCATTGCCATCGACAATAAAGCCGGAACCTTGGCCGCGCTGAACTTCTTGGCGAGCCGGCGGGTTGACGTTGCCGAAGAAGTCAGACCCAAAGAACTCACGGAAGAAAGGGTCATCGAACATCGGTGCAGCTCGGCGCGTCACTGTCCGCTCGGTATCAATCCGGACGACAGCAGGGCCAATCTGACGGACAGCTGCCGCCACAAAACTATTGGTGCCACTGCTCGGTGGGGTGTCAGCTGTGGGGTTAGCCTGCGCGACTTCGACGGGAGCAGCCTGAGCCAAAGAAGGGCGCGCTTGCAATCCGCCCAAAGTCACTAATACGCCCAAGCTAATAGCCAAGGTATGACTTAAAACAGTCCGGACTGAAAACCGGCGCTGACCCGAACGACGATGATGACGCATGACACCTCCGAGATCCACGAACGCTCATTCGGTAGCGAACTGACGCTAGCGATCGCTACCCATCCTAAGCAATGGCTGATAAATACGATGGACGGCACGAGTTGAGTGCTGGTTCCAAGAGTGACCTATTGGTTAAGAGCAAGAGCCGATGACGCCGGAACCCAGTGAATCTGCGATCGCCAAGATCCATCAGCCTCGAGTTCCAGCGATCGCCAGCCAGCCGGCAATTCTGCCTGATCAAATTGCATAGCAGTGGCTGGGCAACCCAAAAATGTCGTGGAACCACGGCTCTGGATAAAGGCTTGGTGAGCATGCCCGGATAGGACGAGGCGTACTTGCCTATGGCGAGCAATCAGATTGAGGAACTCTGGTCCATCTTGCAGTCCGATCGCATCCATTTTGGCGACACCAGTTGGGACTGGCGGATGATGCAGTACTAGCAAGGTCGGTATTGACTCTTCTCCTAAGCGCCGATCTAACCAATCAAGCTGCTCTGCACCTAACCACCCATCAACTCGTTTGGGCTGGTATGAGTCCAGCGCGATGATTCGCCAGCCTCGGACGGTATAGACAGACTCATTGATAAAAGGCGTTCGCCCACAAATTTCAGCTAAGCATTGAGGCTGGTCATGATTGCCCGCGATCGCTATGGCCAGACAACCCAGTTCTTCAACCCAATCCCGTAACCGCTCATAGCTAGCGGGGCTGCCATCTTCGCTTAAGTCGCCACTCAGTAATAAAAGGTCGGGCGATCGCTCTTTCAAAGCACCAAAAACCCCTGCCGCTCTGGCTGTGGTCACGCAATCTCGCAGGGCAGCCTCAGGATCAGCCAACAGATGCAGGTCGGTGATTTGTGCGATCGAGATAGCCATGACTAAATGCTGACAGTGAGAAAACCGAGTCTCCGTCTAGTTTTCCCCTGCCCCGAAAAAATCTTTTGGAAAAGGGGTTGACGGTGGGTGGTGGTTTAGGTAGATTAATTAAGCGCCGGTGAGAGCGGAGCGGAAACGCGAAGCGAAAGCGGCGAAAGAACCTAGACAAGAGAATAGTTTAGAAGCCAGTCTTGAGGGACTCGTCAATAAAATGATGAATCCGGTTAACTGGGTTCGGGAAAACTTACGGACTTGGAAGTCTTACGAATGAGTGAGAGTTCAAATTAAGAGTCCAACCAAAATGGAGAGTTTGATCCTGGCTCAGGATGAACGCTGGCGGCGTGCTTAACACATGCAAGTCGAACGAGCTCTTCGGAGCTAGTGGCGGACGGGTGAGTAACGCGTGAGAATCTGCCTACAGGACGGGGACAACAGTTGGAAACGACTGCTAATACCCGATGTGCCGAGAG
The sequence above is a segment of the Synechococcus elongatus PCC 11801 genome. Coding sequences within it:
- a CDS encoding metallophosphoesterase gives rise to the protein MAISIAQITDLHLLADPEAALRDCVTTARAAGVFGALKERSPDLLLLSGDLSEDGSPASYERLRDWVEELGCLAIAIAGNHDQPQCLAEICGRTPFINESVYTVRGWRIIALDSYQPKRVDGWLGAEQLDWLDRRLGEESIPTLLVLHHPPVPTGVAKMDAIGLQDGPEFLNLIARHRQVRLVLSGHAHQAFIQSRGSTTFLGCPATAMQFDQAELPAGWRSLELEADGSWRSQIHWVPASSALALNQ
- a CDS encoding HhoA/HhoB/HtrA family serine endopeptidase is translated as MRHHRRSGQRRFSVRTVLSHTLAISLGVLVTLGGLQARPSLAQAAPVEVAQANPTADTPPSSGTNSFVAAAVRQIGPAVVRIDTERTVTRRAAPMFDDPFFREFFGSDFFGNVNPPARQEVQRGQGSGFIVDGNGLIMTNAHVVANADQVRVTMRDGREFTGRVRGADSVTDLALVEVDTKGERLPTARIGNSSSVEVGDWAIAIGNPLGLDNTVTLGIVSSLGRRSSAVGIPDKRLDFIQTDAAINPGNSGGPLVNSRGEVIGINTAIRQAPGAGIGFAIPVNTAKEIEAQLLKNGKVSHSYLGVQLLSLTPQMARDNNRDPNSTVRLPEVQGVLIMGVQRNAPAAAAGLRRGDVVVAIDGQPVTTADQFQRRVEASQVGQSLNLSLIRDGNRQQIAVRTGELQQAG